DNA from Metabacillus flavus:
AGCATTCAGGTGGTCTTGTTTTTTAAAAAGAATACCTTGAACAATTATAAGTTTGGCTGATTGGAGCGGATGTGCGAGACTCCAGCGGGAGCAGCGGGACAGGTGAGACCCCGCAGACGCAGAGCGCGGAGGAGGCTCACCGCCCGCCCCGCGGAAAGGGAGCATCCTGGAGCGGAAATAAGCCAGCACCAGTCCAATTTCAAACAGCGTAAGAGCAGCTTTGAAAACTGAATTTCTGTACAGCCTCGCCGCTTAAAGTGAATACAGTTTTGTGTATTTTTCCTCCAAAAAGTTAATCAAATAAGAAGGATTGAGCTCTTCGCCTGTAACTTCCATTAGAAGCTGCAGAGGTTTTTTCGTCTTTCCATGTTGATGGATGCGGTCAGTTAACCATGCAAGAATGCCGCCAAGCTCTCCTCTTTCAATTTGTTCTTCAAGATCCGGCAAGTCTTTTAGCATAGACTCGCGGATTTGCGCCGCATACAGAAGGCCAAGTGCATAGGAAGGGAAATAGCCGAAGCTTCCTCCTGCCCAGTGGACGTCCTGCAGCACTCCTTTTGCATCATTAGGGGGAGTTACCCCTAAATATTCTTCATACTTTTCATTCCAAACGCGCGGCAGATCAGCTACTGCCAGATTTCCGTTAAACAGTTCTTTTTCAATTTCATAGCGGATCATAATATGAAGCGGATACGTCAGCTCATCAGCTTCAATTCGGATCAAAGATGGCTTTGCTTCATTGATGGCAAAATAAAAGTCTTCCAGAGAAACGCTGTTCAGCTGCTCAGGAGAGAATCCTCTTAGCGTCTCATAATGCCTTTTCCAAAAACCAAAGCTCCGTCCCACGAAGTTTTCATAAAACAGCGACTGTGATTCATGGATGCCGTAGGAAGTTCCGCTGCACAGAAGGGTGCCTTCCAGATCAGCTGAAATGTTTTGTTCATACAGGGCATGGCCGCACTCATGAATCGTACCGAAAATAGCGGTACGGAAGTCATTCTCATCATATTTCGTTGTAACCCTTACATCACTCCGGTTCAGGGAAATCTGGAATGGATGAACCGTTTCATCCAAACGGCCAGCTGAAAAATCATAACCCAGTTCTTTCAGGAAAAACTCACTAGCTTTTCTCTGGCCTTCTATAGGAAAGGCTTGATAAATAAAAGATGTATCCGGCTGTTTATCTGAAGCAGCAATTCTTTTAACAAGAGGAACAATTCGTTCTCTTAAACTGGTAAAGACACGATCCAAAACGTCTGTCGACATGCCTGGTTCATAGAAATCGAGTAATGTATTATAAGGAGTTCCTTCATACCCCCAATACGTTAAAAATTTCTTGTTCGTTACAATTAACTTTTCCAAGTATGGTGCAAACAAAGAAAAATCTGACGTTTCCTTCGCTGTCTCCCAAACAGATTCTGCCTTGGTCTGAAGCATCACATACTCGGCGTATTCTTCTTCAGGAATCTTTTCGTACTTCTTAAATTCCTTCATCGCTTCTTCAACAGCTGCCGAGGTTTTCACTGACAGTTCCTCTTGAATGCTAAGCTGATCAAGCAATTCCTTCATTTCACCGGATGTTTTTAAGCGGAAAACTTCAGAGGAAAGGACCCCTATGGTTTTCGAACGCTGGTCCACTGCTTTTTTTGGCGCTCCGGTACGCAGGTCCCAAAACATTACATTCAATGCCTCGTTGTAGCTTTCTATTTTTTGCAGCAGCTCGTAAAAACGATTCTCTACTTGATTCTCGCTCATTCTATGTATCCCCCTTCTAGTGTTGCTGGAAAATTCCCACTATTAGATTAATCGAAAAAAGAAAAGAATGTCAATCTATTCTTCAGGCTGCAGGACTGGGAAAGGCTAATGTAAGCCAAAAATAAAAAAACCCAAGTCCACTCATGAAGCGAGCTTACTTGGGTTATGCGTCACTATTAGCCAATCGTCTTAGGTTTGACGGGCAGGACTTCATGTATTGCTTTAAGTGTATCAGCTGATTGTCCTTCGTCTATAAATATGGCAGCTGAGCCTGAATCAGATCCTGACCGAATAAGCCGGCCCAGACCTTGGCGGAGCCTAAGGATCATATATGGCAAGTCCACTTGTTTAAATGCGTCTTCTGTGTGGTTCCTCTTTGAATCAAATACCGGATCAGCTGGAGGGAATGGCAGTGACCAGATGATCAGGTTTGAAAGTGATTTGCCTGGTACATCAAGACCTTCCCACAGGTTTACCGTGCATAGCACAGAGCTTGCATCTCTTTGAAACTTTGAAACCGTCTCACTTATTTCGTTATCACCTTCGTAATAAATGGGAAAGCTGAATTGTTCCGGGTCTAAACGATCCCTGAACCAGTTCATTTCTTTTACAGATGGGAACAGAATCAATGATTTCCCTTCATTCTTTATCAGCGAAATCCTGACCTTTTCCAGCTTCGCTTCAGCAGTTTCTCCATCATAGATGGAAAGCTCCATTTGTTCTTCATAGTCAAATGGGGAGTCTACCGTAAAGGAAAGGTAGTCGGATATTCCGAGACTGCTTGCCATATAGTCAAATGATTTTCCGCTTGAAAGGGTTGCGGAGGAGAAAATGACCGGCTTGTCACTGCTGAATACTTTCTCTTTCAGGACTTCTTCAACTGTTCTCGGCATGATTACGAGACAAAGATCACCGCCTTGGCTTTCGGTCCATGAAACGGCGTGATTTCCTCTGTTGAATAGCTGAAAGGAATATTCCATCTGTTCAAGGGTTTCTTCCGCTATCTTCAGCTCGAATGGGTCAATTGTATACAGTTCGCCTTCGA
Protein-coding regions in this window:
- a CDS encoding carboxypeptidase M32 → MSENQVENRFYELLQKIESYNEALNVMFWDLRTGAPKKAVDQRSKTIGVLSSEVFRLKTSGEMKELLDQLSIQEELSVKTSAAVEEAMKEFKKYEKIPEEEYAEYVMLQTKAESVWETAKETSDFSLFAPYLEKLIVTNKKFLTYWGYEGTPYNTLLDFYEPGMSTDVLDRVFTSLRERIVPLVKRIAASDKQPDTSFIYQAFPIEGQRKASEFFLKELGYDFSAGRLDETVHPFQISLNRSDVRVTTKYDENDFRTAIFGTIHECGHALYEQNISADLEGTLLCSGTSYGIHESQSLFYENFVGRSFGFWKRHYETLRGFSPEQLNSVSLEDFYFAINEAKPSLIRIEADELTYPLHIMIRYEIEKELFNGNLAVADLPRVWNEKYEEYLGVTPPNDAKGVLQDVHWAGGSFGYFPSYALGLLYAAQIRESMLKDLPDLEEQIERGELGGILAWLTDRIHQHGKTKKPLQLLMEVTGEELNPSYLINFLEEKYTKLYSL